The following are encoded together in the Kribbella voronezhensis genome:
- a CDS encoding GNAT family N-acetyltransferase, whose product MEYLVVEPERVSDPGLRAELLDTWIAATDAGGSVGFVPPAPVHQIAETLDLALERVGGGKDLLGVLHNGERLVGMGLLVSDDGELSKHWRTVLRVMVHPKYQGGGAGRTLMQGLRQSAIDLGLEQLMLTIRDGSSLEKFYEPLGYYIVGRHPRAVRVATDDYRDEIMLVTDLSGAQPA is encoded by the coding sequence GTGGAGTACCTGGTGGTCGAACCGGAGCGAGTGTCCGATCCGGGGCTGAGAGCCGAGCTGCTCGACACCTGGATCGCCGCCACCGATGCGGGTGGCAGCGTGGGGTTCGTGCCGCCGGCGCCGGTGCATCAGATCGCGGAGACGCTCGACCTCGCGCTCGAGCGGGTCGGTGGCGGCAAGGACCTGCTCGGCGTCCTGCACAACGGTGAGCGTCTCGTGGGGATGGGCTTGCTGGTCAGCGACGACGGTGAGCTGAGCAAACACTGGCGGACCGTACTGCGGGTCATGGTGCACCCGAAGTACCAGGGCGGCGGCGCCGGGCGGACCTTGATGCAGGGGCTCCGTCAGTCGGCGATCGACCTCGGACTGGAGCAGCTGATGCTGACCATCCGCGACGGCAGCAGCCTGGAGAAGTTCTACGAACCCCTCGGCTACTACATCGTCGGCCGCCACCCGCGCGCTGTGCGAGTGGCGACCGACGACTACCGCGACGAAATCATGCTGGTCACCGACCTCAGCGGTGCACAGCCAGCTTGA
- the argJ gene encoding bifunctional glutamate N-acetyltransferase/amino-acid acetyltransferase ArgJ — protein MTVESSAVLGERTVTPDAQVDRSAGVTAPAGFRAAGVIAGIKPAGKPDLTVVVNDGPSYAAAGVFTTNKVKAAPVLWSQQVLTAGKLKAVVLNSGGANACTGPEGFQDTHKTAEKLAEVLGVGAAEIGVCSTGLIGERLPMDKLLPGIEAAVDALGNEPAHGLAAATAVMTTDNVPKQAVLKHPGGWSIGGFAKGAGMCAPNMATMLSVITTDAIVDQPHLDHALRNAVGKTFNRLDVDGGTSTNDTVLLLSSGASGVTVPADEFEAALTALAADLVKQLQADAEGVTKHVSITVQNAATEAEAVAAAKIVAEDNLCKTAFFASDPNWGRIAMAVGNAPTAFDPSLLDITLNGAAICVAGGKGVDRSEADLSGPEIDVVIDLHAGDASATVLTTDLSHAYVEENSAYSS, from the coding sequence GTGACCGTAGAATCGAGCGCTGTTTTGGGGGAAAGGACTGTCACCCCGGACGCCCAAGTCGATCGGAGCGCCGGAGTCACCGCGCCGGCCGGCTTCCGCGCGGCCGGGGTGATCGCCGGGATCAAACCGGCCGGCAAGCCGGACCTGACCGTCGTGGTCAACGACGGACCGTCGTACGCCGCGGCCGGTGTCTTCACCACCAACAAGGTGAAGGCCGCTCCGGTGTTGTGGTCGCAGCAGGTGCTCACGGCCGGCAAGCTCAAGGCCGTCGTGCTGAACTCGGGCGGTGCAAACGCGTGCACCGGTCCGGAGGGCTTCCAGGACACGCACAAGACGGCGGAGAAACTCGCCGAGGTACTCGGGGTCGGCGCGGCCGAGATCGGCGTCTGCTCCACCGGCCTGATCGGCGAACGCCTGCCGATGGACAAACTGCTGCCGGGCATCGAAGCGGCAGTCGATGCGCTGGGCAACGAACCGGCGCACGGCCTGGCTGCCGCGACCGCGGTGATGACGACCGACAACGTGCCGAAGCAGGCAGTGCTGAAGCATCCGGGCGGCTGGAGCATCGGCGGGTTCGCCAAGGGTGCCGGGATGTGCGCGCCGAACATGGCGACGATGCTCAGTGTGATCACCACCGACGCGATCGTCGACCAGCCACACCTCGACCACGCGCTGCGCAATGCGGTCGGCAAGACCTTCAACCGGCTCGACGTCGACGGGGGAACGTCGACCAACGACACCGTGCTGTTGCTCAGCTCAGGGGCATCCGGTGTCACCGTGCCCGCTGACGAGTTCGAGGCCGCGTTGACCGCGCTCGCTGCCGACCTGGTCAAGCAGTTGCAGGCCGACGCGGAGGGCGTCACCAAGCACGTCAGCATCACCGTGCAGAACGCGGCCACCGAGGCCGAGGCGGTCGCCGCCGCGAAGATCGTGGCCGAGGACAACCTCTGCAAAACCGCGTTCTTCGCCTCCGATCCGAACTGGGGACGGATCGCGATGGCCGTCGGCAACGCCCCGACCGCCTTCGACCCTTCGTTGCTCGACATCACGCTGAACGGCGCCGCGATCTGTGTTGCCGGCGGCAAGGGTGTCGACCGGTCCGAGGCAGATCTCAGCGGACCGGAGATCGACGTCGTGATCGATCTGCACGCCGGCGACGCATCGGCAACGGTGCTGACCACCGACCTGTCGCACGCGTACGTCGAAGAGAACTCGGCGTACTCGTCATGA
- the argB gene encoding acetylglutamate kinase, producing the protein MTTTAQATAVEKAAVLTEALPWLKEFHGKTIVVKYGGNAMVDDELKQAFASDIVFLRHCGVRVVVVHGGGPQISEMLGRLGIDSEFRGGLRVTTPEAMDIVGMVLVGKVGRELVGLLNAHGPFAVGMSGEDAGLFTAERRGAMIDGESVDIGLVGDVVDVRPEAVIDLIDAGRIPVVSTIAPDEDGQAHNVNADTAASALAVALGASKLVVLTDVAGLYRNWPESEEIITQIDAAELAELLPTLASGMVPKMEACLRAVQSGVSRATVIDGRVPHSLLLEIFTDAGSGTQVIPS; encoded by the coding sequence ATGACGACGACGGCACAGGCGACCGCGGTGGAGAAGGCGGCGGTCCTCACCGAGGCGCTGCCGTGGCTGAAGGAGTTCCACGGCAAGACGATCGTGGTCAAGTACGGCGGCAACGCGATGGTGGACGACGAGCTCAAGCAGGCGTTCGCGTCCGACATCGTGTTCCTGCGGCACTGTGGTGTCCGGGTTGTCGTCGTGCACGGAGGTGGGCCGCAGATCAGCGAGATGCTCGGCCGGCTCGGCATCGACTCCGAGTTCCGCGGTGGTTTGCGGGTGACCACACCCGAGGCGATGGACATCGTCGGCATGGTCCTGGTCGGCAAGGTCGGCCGCGAGCTGGTCGGCTTGCTGAACGCGCACGGGCCGTTCGCGGTCGGGATGTCCGGTGAGGACGCCGGCCTGTTCACCGCCGAACGTCGTGGCGCCATGATCGACGGCGAATCCGTCGACATCGGCCTGGTCGGCGACGTGGTCGACGTCCGGCCGGAAGCGGTGATCGACCTGATCGACGCCGGCCGGATCCCGGTCGTGTCGACGATCGCGCCCGACGAGGACGGCCAGGCGCACAATGTGAACGCCGACACCGCCGCATCGGCTCTCGCGGTCGCTCTGGGCGCGTCGAAACTCGTCGTCCTGACCGATGTCGCCGGGCTGTACCGGAACTGGCCGGAGAGCGAGGAGATCATCACCCAGATCGACGCCGCTGAGCTGGCCGAGTTGCTGCCGACGCTGGCGTCCGGGATGGTGCCGAAGATGGAGGCCTGCCTGCGCGCCGTACAGTCCGGGGTCTCGCGGGCGACCGTGATCGACGGCCGGGTGCCGCACTCGTTGTTGCTGGAGATCTTCACCGATGCCGGAAGTGGAACCCAGGTGATCCCGTCATGA
- a CDS encoding Ig-like domain-containing protein has protein sequence MTARRSLIAAALVVALGLAPLAAGAYQVPSAPFEDSATTARTTMPGSGLVQTISVSGKTALSDPSTAGERGTSGRTYSPPIARTTPAQDLVVDTGDCASTGSCGSRGTVTITFSQPVRDPVLHVAGIGGAATQTVNGRPTGQSELHSVLELTTAGISLTKVGEGNNLAVTSDTITAANPDAGPNCINPKTGTGPDAAATAACGSVRVLGVVKSIAFDVTVFFTKNRALPAFNTPTSGDVFSIVASVGEDFGDAPASYGAAWSVLGDARLGSTATEDNATVPNGTSGPAVPDLGDDGVTFKPLRTKTKSYAASVALTGTTKPGRVCGWIDLDKRGTFAATERSCATFTAGQGAVTLNWSNLAGLTAGTTYARVRLGYTATQVEKPAGAADSGEVEDYPVVIAPPPPPIAVDDVATTAYDTGATADVLGNDKAADPEAPLVPDSLCLVDGGKCGVMVNVVGQGKYVASSGKVGFDPVPGFAGVGKPVTYRIADSNGTTATAKLTVTVSLPAKPVAGPDLATTPQNVSTAVTVLANDKAAPGVTLNPTTLVLRDPADAALKKSVVIPREGTYTARSNGPVDFVPLARFTGVATTLGYRVTDSTGQYAESTLTITVTPVIPKAIGDSVATPFDTEVDVDVLGNDLPGSPDAPLDPASLHLVDPAGDLVDNLAVLRQGTYLVADGKIMFQPVSGFRGTATPVGYQVLDKNGTAARAQLVVSVDAPGPPVATADTVTTKQGSSVFVEVLANDKPGPTGSALDPATVRLLRPTTRSRPVTSLVIAGQGKYTARPDGRILFEPVPAFHGKATPVTYQVADGNGAVGTATLTLSVTAVQPDANDDAVGTAYDTTVTVSVLANDEAGDPGVPLVPASVRLIDPITQKPATTVKLAGQAALVAKPDGTVDFDPLPTFTGTAAPVGYTVSDVNGTVAKAILTVTVAKPPAPTARPDTATGKQDLNLTVDPLANDEAGKGTGLDPASLVLIDPADGAVVKTVEVHGEGRYTVVPGGAASSLGRVVFDPVPTFTGRAKAMSYQVGDRFGQTARSTITITITAITPVAVDDIGSTPYDVTVHVNVLGNDKAGDPSAPLVPGSLRLKDPADGLLKTKVVIAHEGDYTVATGVVTFDPTATFAGAATPVFYQVADDNGTVASAVIKLTVGAPPVARPDTASTLQNVTVTVNVLSNDSPGTDASLDASSVVIGVQRDFSRTVTVPGQGTYAVQASGAIQFDPLPSFHGKARPISYRVADSNKTVASSTLTMTVIRVLPSTVNDSAITPFNRPITVNVLGNDKAGDPSAPLVPGSVVLKDGSTYGKSLTRPGEGRFAVNADGSITFTPVKDFQGATGPAQYRVSDGNGTTATGLLFVTVGKGPEARPDLGTTKQNHDVTMDVLGNDSPGTSAELVRSSLRLFDGRSWVTSVAIAGQGTFKVPAADARSGGVTFDPVPSYSGPSSISYQVADTTGNTATSTVTVAVTPIVPSLADDTASTAYDTAVTVPVLANDKPGDPSAPLDAATVRVIDPATGNAAASLQVAGQGTFTVQPDGGIRLLPEAGASGATTPVTYQVGDANGTTATATVTVTIGAKPVALPDLARTKQNQRVTFDPLVNDKPGAGATLDPATLLLVDTNRELVSDVTVPGQGTYTVADGKITFAPTASFSGTTRPTAYEVKDSARNAARSTVTVTVVPVRPEAVDDAASTAYGTAVNVSVLTNDKAGDPSSPLVPSSVVLRDPADGTEKTSVTIAGEGDYLARPDGTVGYTPVKGFTGTTSSLTYRISDANGTSDTARLEITVRGPGGAKAIPDSGTGTPGNPVVVNPLLNDAATRGAVWRPGSVCLVTGPAVCGKQVAVPSVGQWTVGTDGTIRLVPERGFTGTAKQAYRVTDSNEVSVTAQVKVTIGAQAAASIQHSETSLPATGGPSGFLLTLGGLLAALGAALLLATRRGRQ, from the coding sequence ATGACGGCGAGGCGGTCACTCATCGCAGCCGCCCTCGTCGTCGCACTGGGGCTGGCCCCGCTCGCGGCCGGCGCCTATCAGGTGCCCTCGGCCCCCTTCGAGGACAGCGCGACCACGGCCCGTACGACGATGCCCGGCTCCGGCCTGGTCCAGACCATCTCGGTGTCGGGGAAGACCGCGCTGTCCGACCCGAGTACGGCGGGCGAGCGTGGTACCAGCGGACGCACCTACTCACCCCCGATCGCCAGGACCACGCCGGCGCAGGATCTCGTCGTGGACACCGGCGACTGCGCCTCCACGGGGAGTTGCGGCAGCCGAGGCACGGTGACGATCACGTTCTCGCAGCCCGTCCGCGACCCGGTCCTGCACGTCGCCGGCATCGGCGGCGCGGCCACCCAGACGGTCAACGGCCGGCCCACCGGTCAGTCCGAGCTGCACTCCGTCCTCGAGCTCACGACGGCGGGCATCAGCCTGACGAAGGTCGGCGAAGGCAACAACCTCGCAGTCACCAGCGACACGATCACCGCTGCCAACCCCGACGCCGGACCGAACTGCATCAACCCGAAGACCGGTACTGGTCCCGACGCCGCTGCGACCGCCGCCTGCGGATCGGTCCGGGTGCTCGGCGTGGTCAAGTCCATCGCCTTCGACGTCACCGTGTTCTTCACCAAGAACCGTGCGCTGCCCGCCTTCAACACCCCGACTTCCGGCGACGTCTTCTCCATCGTCGCGTCGGTCGGCGAGGACTTCGGCGACGCGCCCGCGTCGTACGGTGCTGCCTGGTCGGTGCTCGGCGACGCGCGACTCGGATCGACGGCAACCGAGGACAACGCGACGGTTCCCAACGGCACCAGTGGCCCGGCCGTTCCAGACCTTGGCGACGACGGCGTCACCTTCAAGCCACTGCGCACCAAGACCAAGAGCTACGCGGCGTCGGTCGCCCTGACCGGTACGACGAAACCCGGTCGCGTCTGCGGGTGGATCGACCTGGACAAGCGCGGCACCTTCGCCGCGACCGAGCGATCCTGCGCCACTTTCACCGCCGGGCAAGGTGCCGTCACCCTGAACTGGTCGAACCTGGCCGGCCTCACCGCCGGTACGACGTACGCGCGGGTGCGGCTCGGATACACAGCTACGCAGGTGGAGAAGCCGGCAGGTGCGGCGGACTCCGGCGAGGTCGAGGACTATCCCGTCGTCATCGCGCCGCCGCCACCACCGATCGCTGTGGACGACGTGGCGACGACGGCGTACGACACCGGGGCGACGGCCGATGTCCTCGGCAACGACAAGGCGGCCGATCCGGAGGCGCCGCTGGTGCCCGATTCGCTCTGTCTGGTCGACGGCGGCAAGTGTGGCGTGATGGTCAACGTGGTCGGCCAGGGCAAGTACGTCGCTTCGAGTGGCAAGGTCGGCTTCGACCCGGTCCCCGGCTTCGCCGGAGTCGGCAAGCCGGTGACCTACCGGATCGCCGACAGCAACGGAACGACGGCGACAGCGAAGCTGACTGTCACCGTCTCCCTCCCGGCCAAGCCGGTGGCCGGTCCCGATCTCGCGACCACCCCACAGAACGTCAGTACCGCGGTGACCGTGCTCGCCAACGACAAGGCCGCCCCCGGTGTGACGCTGAACCCGACGACGCTCGTACTGCGGGACCCCGCCGACGCCGCGCTCAAGAAGTCGGTCGTGATCCCGCGCGAGGGCACCTACACCGCACGGTCCAACGGACCCGTCGATTTCGTCCCGCTGGCACGCTTCACCGGAGTCGCCACCACCCTGGGCTACCGGGTCACCGACAGCACCGGCCAGTACGCCGAGTCGACGCTCACGATCACCGTCACGCCGGTGATCCCGAAGGCGATCGGTGACTCGGTGGCCACGCCGTTCGACACCGAGGTCGACGTCGATGTCCTCGGCAACGACCTGCCGGGGTCGCCGGACGCGCCGCTCGACCCGGCCAGTCTGCACCTGGTCGATCCGGCGGGAGACCTGGTCGACAATCTCGCGGTGCTGAGACAGGGCACCTATCTGGTGGCCGACGGCAAGATCATGTTCCAGCCGGTGAGCGGCTTCCGGGGGACGGCGACTCCGGTCGGCTATCAGGTGCTGGACAAGAACGGCACGGCCGCGCGAGCGCAGTTGGTCGTCTCCGTGGACGCGCCCGGCCCGCCGGTGGCCACTGCCGACACTGTCACCACGAAGCAGGGCAGTTCGGTCTTCGTCGAGGTGCTCGCGAACGACAAGCCCGGCCCCACCGGTTCGGCGCTCGATCCGGCCACGGTGCGGCTGCTGCGGCCGACGACGAGAAGCCGGCCGGTGACCAGTCTGGTCATCGCCGGTCAGGGCAAGTACACGGCCAGGCCGGACGGCCGGATCCTGTTCGAGCCGGTGCCGGCCTTCCACGGCAAGGCGACTCCAGTCACCTATCAAGTTGCTGATGGCAACGGTGCCGTCGGTACGGCGACTCTCACGCTGAGTGTCACCGCCGTCCAGCCGGATGCCAACGACGACGCGGTCGGTACGGCGTACGACACCACGGTGACCGTGTCGGTGCTGGCGAACGACGAGGCCGGCGATCCAGGGGTGCCCCTGGTCCCGGCGAGTGTCCGGCTGATCGATCCGATCACGCAGAAGCCCGCGACGACGGTCAAGCTGGCCGGCCAGGCGGCCCTGGTGGCAAAGCCCGACGGGACCGTGGACTTCGATCCGCTGCCGACCTTCACCGGGACCGCGGCGCCGGTGGGCTACACGGTCTCCGACGTGAACGGCACTGTGGCGAAGGCGATCCTGACGGTGACCGTGGCGAAGCCGCCCGCGCCGACTGCGCGTCCGGACACTGCGACCGGCAAACAGGATCTCAACCTCACGGTGGATCCGCTCGCGAACGACGAAGCCGGCAAGGGCACCGGCCTGGACCCAGCCAGTCTGGTCCTGATCGATCCGGCCGACGGAGCGGTGGTGAAGACGGTCGAGGTCCACGGCGAGGGCAGGTACACAGTCGTTCCCGGCGGCGCGGCGAGTTCACTCGGGAGAGTTGTCTTCGATCCGGTGCCAACCTTCACCGGCCGGGCGAAGGCGATGAGCTACCAGGTCGGCGACCGCTTCGGTCAAACGGCTCGCTCGACCATCACGATCACGATCACCGCGATCACTCCGGTGGCGGTCGACGACATCGGCAGTACGCCGTACGACGTGACCGTGCACGTGAACGTGCTCGGCAACGACAAGGCCGGTGATCCGAGTGCGCCGCTGGTGCCCGGATCGCTCCGGCTGAAGGACCCGGCCGACGGCCTGCTGAAGACGAAGGTCGTGATCGCGCACGAGGGTGACTACACAGTTGCCACCGGCGTCGTCACCTTCGATCCCACTGCGACCTTCGCGGGCGCGGCCACGCCGGTGTTCTATCAAGTTGCCGACGACAACGGAACGGTCGCGTCCGCGGTCATCAAGCTCACCGTCGGGGCACCGCCGGTCGCGCGCCCTGACACCGCGTCGACACTGCAGAACGTCACGGTCACCGTCAATGTCCTCTCCAATGACTCACCGGGCACGGACGCCAGTCTCGATGCGTCGTCGGTGGTCATCGGCGTGCAGAGGGATTTCAGCCGTACTGTGACCGTCCCCGGGCAGGGCACGTACGCCGTCCAGGCCAGCGGGGCGATTCAGTTCGATCCGCTGCCGTCGTTTCACGGCAAAGCGCGGCCGATCAGCTATCGGGTCGCCGACTCGAACAAGACCGTCGCGTCCTCGACGCTCACCATGACAGTGATCCGGGTGCTGCCCTCGACGGTGAACGACTCGGCGATCACCCCGTTCAACCGGCCGATCACAGTGAACGTGCTGGGCAATGACAAGGCCGGTGATCCCAGTGCGCCGCTGGTCCCCGGATCGGTGGTGCTGAAGGACGGTTCGACGTACGGGAAGAGTCTGACCCGGCCGGGGGAGGGCAGGTTCGCCGTCAACGCGGACGGCTCGATCACGTTCACCCCGGTGAAGGACTTCCAGGGCGCGACCGGGCCGGCGCAGTACAGGGTGAGCGATGGGAACGGGACGACGGCGACCGGGCTGCTGTTCGTCACGGTCGGCAAGGGGCCGGAAGCCAGGCCGGACCTCGGTACCACGAAGCAGAATCACGACGTCACGATGGATGTCCTTGGCAACGACTCGCCGGGGACATCGGCCGAGCTGGTGAGGTCGTCGTTGCGGTTGTTCGACGGCAGGTCCTGGGTGACGTCCGTTGCGATTGCAGGCCAGGGGACCTTCAAGGTGCCGGCGGCGGACGCACGATCCGGCGGGGTCACTTTTGATCCGGTCCCGTCCTACAGCGGGCCGAGTTCGATCAGCTACCAGGTCGCGGACACCACCGGGAACACGGCGACCTCGACGGTCACGGTGGCGGTGACTCCGATCGTCCCGAGCCTGGCGGACGACACCGCGAGTACGGCGTACGACACGGCCGTGACCGTGCCGGTGCTGGCGAACGACAAGCCCGGCGATCCCAGTGCTCCGTTGGATGCCGCGACCGTGCGCGTGATCGATCCGGCGACCGGCAACGCGGCCGCCAGTCTGCAGGTGGCTGGGCAAGGGACGTTCACGGTCCAGCCCGACGGCGGGATCAGGTTGCTGCCCGAGGCAGGCGCGAGTGGCGCGACGACACCGGTCACGTATCAGGTCGGCGATGCCAATGGGACGACCGCGACGGCGACGGTCACGGTGACCATCGGAGCGAAGCCGGTGGCGTTGCCGGACCTGGCCAGAACCAAGCAGAACCAGAGGGTGACCTTCGACCCACTCGTGAACGACAAGCCTGGAGCGGGTGCCACGCTCGACCCGGCGACGCTGTTGCTGGTGGACACGAACCGCGAGCTGGTCAGCGACGTGACCGTCCCCGGTCAGGGCACCTATACCGTTGCCGACGGCAAGATCACCTTCGCTCCGACGGCGAGCTTCAGTGGCACGACGCGGCCGACGGCGTACGAGGTGAAGGATTCAGCGCGCAACGCGGCCCGCTCGACGGTCACGGTGACGGTCGTCCCGGTCCGGCCGGAGGCGGTCGATGACGCTGCGAGTACGGCGTACGGGACTGCGGTCAATGTCAGCGTCCTGACGAACGACAAGGCGGGCGATCCGAGTTCGCCCCTGGTTCCCTCGTCGGTCGTGCTGCGCGACCCGGCCGATGGGACGGAGAAGACTTCGGTGACGATCGCGGGCGAGGGCGACTACCTCGCGCGGCCGGACGGCACCGTCGGATACACCCCGGTGAAGGGCTTCACCGGTACCACCAGTTCGCTGACGTATCGGATCAGCGACGCGAACGGGACGTCGGACACGGCCCGTCTGGAGATCACCGTGCGTGGTCCCGGCGGGGCGAAGGCCATCCCGGACAGTGGTACCGGAACGCCCGGCAACCCGGTGGTCGTGAACCCGCTGCTCAACGATGCCGCGACCCGTGGCGCGGTCTGGCGGCCCGGCAGTGTCTGCCTGGTCACCGGCCCGGCCGTCTGTGGGAAGCAGGTGGCCGTACCGTCCGTCGGACAGTGGACGGTCGGCACCGACGGGACGATCAGGCTCGTTCCGGAGCGGGGCTTCACCGGTACGGCGAAACAGGCGTACCGGGTCACCGACAGCAACGAGGTGTCGGTGACCGCACAGGTGAAGGTGACCATCGGGGCCCAGGCGGCCGCGTCGATCCAGCACAGCGAGACCTCGTTGCCCGCCACCGGAGGGCCTTCGGGATTCTTGCTGACGCTGGGTGGACTACTGGCCGCACTGGGCGCCGCGCTGCTACTGGCCACCCGCCGGGGCCGCCAATAG
- the sigJ gene encoding RNA polymerase sigma factor SigJ, whose protein sequence is MSDEQLAAEFAEHRAVLVGAAYRVVGSMVDAEDVVQETWLRWAAADRSEVRDVRAYLIRITSRLALNRLRQQKSRREQYVGPWLPEPIAATPAGDDPAAIAEVADSVSMAMLVVLETLTPLERAAFVLREVFDLSFSEIGDTLGRSEAAVRQLAHRAREHVHARQPRQRVDKARHSEVTTQFLAAAWSGDLDQVVSLLAPDVVLVSDGGGKRKAALRPLQGADKVARWLVGLFQKEVPEGRFDIRMAEVNGEPAFVAYDGDVVDSVAFLELDPGDAISQIYVVRNPDKLLAIPPKQALP, encoded by the coding sequence ATGAGCGACGAACAACTGGCGGCCGAGTTCGCGGAGCATCGGGCGGTTCTGGTCGGGGCGGCGTACCGGGTGGTCGGCAGCATGGTCGACGCGGAGGACGTCGTCCAGGAGACCTGGCTGCGGTGGGCGGCGGCGGACCGGTCCGAAGTACGGGATGTGCGGGCGTACCTGATCCGGATCACCAGCAGGCTGGCGCTGAACCGCTTGCGGCAGCAGAAGTCGCGGCGGGAGCAGTACGTCGGCCCGTGGTTGCCGGAGCCGATCGCGGCCACCCCGGCCGGGGACGATCCGGCTGCGATCGCGGAGGTCGCCGACTCGGTGTCGATGGCGATGCTCGTCGTACTCGAGACGCTCACCCCGTTGGAGCGGGCCGCCTTCGTGTTGCGGGAGGTGTTCGACCTGTCGTTCAGCGAGATCGGCGACACGCTCGGCCGGTCCGAGGCCGCCGTACGGCAACTCGCGCACCGGGCTCGTGAGCACGTGCACGCGCGGCAGCCACGGCAGCGGGTGGACAAGGCGCGGCACTCCGAGGTCACCACCCAGTTCCTCGCGGCGGCGTGGTCGGGAGATCTCGACCAGGTCGTCTCCCTGCTTGCGCCCGACGTCGTGCTGGTCAGCGACGGCGGCGGCAAGCGCAAGGCGGCGCTCCGGCCGCTGCAGGGTGCCGACAAGGTCGCGCGCTGGCTGGTCGGGCTCTTCCAGAAGGAGGTACCGGAGGGCCGCTTCGACATCCGGATGGCCGAGGTGAACGGCGAGCCGGCGTTCGTCGCGTACGACGGCGACGTTGTCGACAGCGTCGCCTTCCTGGAGCTGGACCCGGGCGACGCGATCAGCCAGATCTACGTCGTACGGAATCCCGACAAGCTCCTGGCGATCCCGCCGAAGCAGGCGCTGCCTTAG
- the argC gene encoding N-acetyl-gamma-glutamyl-phosphate reductase — translation MSLKVAVAGASGYAGGELLRLLSGHPEVEIGALTAGGSAGTALGLHHPHLVPLAGRTLVETSAETLAGHDVVFLALPHGQSAEIAEQLGEDVTVIDCGADFRLIEAEAWVEFYGGKHAGHWPYGLPELPGQRDKLRGANRVAVPGCYPTVSTLALLPAVQGGLVDPGQLVVVAVSGTSGAGKGPKTHLMGAEVMGSATAYGVGGVHRHTPEIEQNLGAVTDEGVSVSFTPVLAPMARGILATCSAPVTPGVSAESLRQVYEDAYGNEPFVHVLPEGQWPQTQATLGANTVQLQVTLDQRTGRAVIVAAMDNLTKGTAGAAVQCMNLAAGLDETLALPLVGVAP, via the coding sequence ATGAGCCTGAAGGTCGCGGTCGCCGGTGCCAGTGGGTATGCCGGGGGAGAACTGCTCCGGTTGCTGTCCGGGCACCCGGAGGTCGAGATCGGGGCGCTCACGGCCGGCGGTAGTGCCGGTACGGCGCTCGGGCTCCACCACCCGCACCTCGTGCCGTTGGCCGGGCGCACCCTGGTCGAGACCTCGGCGGAAACGCTCGCCGGTCACGACGTCGTGTTCCTGGCCCTTCCGCACGGACAGTCCGCCGAAATCGCCGAGCAACTCGGGGAGGACGTCACCGTGATCGACTGCGGCGCGGACTTCCGGCTGATCGAGGCCGAGGCGTGGGTGGAGTTCTACGGCGGCAAGCACGCCGGCCACTGGCCCTACGGGTTGCCCGAGCTCCCCGGCCAACGGGACAAGCTGCGCGGCGCCAACCGGGTCGCGGTGCCGGGGTGCTACCCCACCGTGTCGACCCTTGCTCTGCTCCCCGCCGTCCAAGGCGGTCTCGTCGATCCCGGCCAACTGGTGGTGGTCGCGGTGAGCGGGACGTCGGGAGCGGGCAAGGGTCCCAAAACGCACCTGATGGGCGCGGAGGTGATGGGTTCGGCCACGGCGTACGGCGTGGGTGGTGTGCATCGCCATACGCCGGAGATCGAGCAGAACCTCGGCGCGGTCACCGATGAAGGCGTCTCGGTGTCGTTCACCCCGGTGCTGGCTCCGATGGCTCGCGGCATCCTCGCGACCTGCAGTGCGCCGGTCACCCCAGGGGTCTCGGCGGAGAGCCTGCGACAGGTCTATGAAGACGCCTACGGCAACGAGCCGTTCGTGCACGTGCTGCCGGAAGGCCAGTGGCCGCAGACCCAGGCGACGCTCGGCGCGAACACCGTGCAATTGCAGGTCACTCTGGACCAGCGCACCGGCCGCGCCGTGATCGTGGCCGCGATGGACAACCTCACCAAGGGCACCGCCGGCGCCGCCGTGCAGTGCATGAACCTGGCCGCCGGTCTCGACGAGACCCTGGCCCTTCCCCTCGTAGGAGTAGCGCCGTGA